One genomic region from Drosophila subpulchrella strain 33 F10 #4 breed RU33 chromosome 2R, RU_Dsub_v1.1 Primary Assembly, whole genome shotgun sequence encodes:
- the LOC119552117 gene encoding death-associated protein 1: MADEQPNLVAGHPPALKAGGMRIVQHKAPTAERAPKDAEDCTGLTQPIAVNSGSVSGAPVKGNTDFTPASAQVAHSPKPPAAVQQKPLNHIQQPRK, encoded by the exons atggcAGATGAACAACCCAATCTTGTTGCTGGACACCCACCTGCAT tGAAGGCAGGTGGTATGCGAATTGTGCAGCACAAGGCGCCCACGGCAGAGCGTGCGCCCAAGGATGCCGAGGACTGTACTGGATTGACA CAACCCATTGCCGTGAACTCGGGATCTGTGAGCGGTGCCCCCGTCAAGGGCAACACTGACTTTACGCCAGCCTCTGCCCAGGTGGCTCACTCTCCTAAGCCACCGGCTGCGGTGCAGCAGAAGCCCCTGAACCACATCCAGCAGCCACGCAAGTGA
- the LOC119552113 gene encoding trypsin iota, with protein sequence MAVYWLAGTVLVFLFLGTAADVETNGRIVGGSEQVLRNAPWQVSIQISARHECGGVIYSKEIVITAAHCLYEKSVTLMKVRVGAQHHNYGGTLVPVAAYRVHEQFDSRFLHYDIAVLRLSTALTFGLSTRAINLATQSPLGGSTATVTGWGYTDNGAYADTLQKAQLQIIDRSDCASQKFGYGADFVGEETICAASTDSDACTGDSGGPLVANSQLVGIVSWGYRCADENYPGVYANIAVLRPWIVKAANAI encoded by the coding sequence ATGGCAGTTTACTGGCTAGCGGGTACGGTGTTGGTCTTTCTGTTCCTCGGAACAGCGGCAGATGTGGAGACCAATGGACGGATTGTGGGCGGAAGTGAGCAGGTGCTACGCAACGCCCCCTGGCAGGTGTCCATTCAGATCAGTGCTCGCCACGAGTGCGGAGGAGTCATCTACAGCAAGGAGATCGTCATCACCGCCGCACACTGTCTGTATGAGAAGTCCGTGACCCTGATGAAGGTGCGAGTTGGGGCACAGCACCACAACTATGGTGGCACCTTGGTTCCCGTGGCGGCGTACAGAGTCCACGAACAATTTGATTCCCGTTTCCTGCACTACGACATTGCCGTTCTACGCCTGTCCACTGCACTGACCTTTGGTCTCTCCACCAGAGCCATCAACCTGGCCACGCAGAGTCCACTGGGCGGATCGACAGCCACTGTCACGGGTTGGGGTTATACGGACAATGGAGCCTACGCCGACACCCTTCAAAAGGCCCAGCTCCAGATCATTGATCGCAGTGATTGTGCCTCCCAGAAGTTTGGCTACGGTGCGGACTTTGTAGGCGAGGAAACGATTTGCGCCGCAAGCACTGATTCGGATGCCTGCACAGGCGATTCTGGAGGTCCTTTGGTGGCCAATAGCCAGCTGGTGGGCATCGTATCCTGGGGCTATCGGTGTGCGGACGAAAACTATCCCGGTGTCTATGCCAATATAGCTGTGCTGCGACCCTGGATCGTCAAGGCAGCCAATGCCATATAA
- the LOC119552118 gene encoding uncharacterized protein LOC119552118 isoform X2, with translation MEDWKITSEELIRLRESCLQCIRDGELYELRNDAKLRAVYSTQTYEEFNGRSSSPSSVQER, from the exons ATGGAGGATTGGAAGATAACGTCGGAGGAGCTCATCCGTCTGCGGGAAAGCTGCCTGCAGTGCATCCGGGATGGGGAACTCTACGAGCTGCGCAATGATGCGAAACTACGGGCTGTTTATAGCACCCAGACCTACGAGGAGTTCAA TGGACGCAGCTCATCTCCGTCCAGTGTCCAGGAGCGATAA
- the LOC119552118 gene encoding coiled-coil domain-containing protein 103 isoform X1, which yields MEDWKITSEELIRLRESCLQCIRDGELYELRNDAKLRAVYSTQTYEEFKDIVDAAHLRPVSRSDKVNAQTKNRLWNSAALD from the exons ATGGAGGATTGGAAGATAACGTCGGAGGAGCTCATCCGTCTGCGGGAAAGCTGCCTGCAGTGCATCCGGGATGGGGAACTCTACGAGCTGCGCAATGATGCGAAACTACGGGCTGTTTATAGCACCCAGACCTACGAGGAGTTCAA GGACATAGTGGACGCAGCTCATCTCCGTCCAGTGTCCAGGAGCGATAAGGTCAATGCGCAGACGAAGAACCGCCTTTGGAACTCGGCCGCCCTCGATTGA
- the LOC119552112 gene encoding trypsin delta-like, whose product MLKFVILLSAVACALGGTVPEGLLPQLDGRIVGGVATTISSFPWQISLQRSGSHSCGGSIISEYYILTAAHCLQSVSASNLQVRAGSSYWSSGGVVSKVASFKNHEGYNANTMVNDIAVIRLSSALSFSSTIKAIGLATSNPANGAAASVSGWGTQSYGSSSIPSQLQYVNVNIVGLSQCASSSYGYGSEIRSTMICAAASGKDACQGDSGGPLVSGGVLVGVVSWGYGCAYANYPGVYSDVAALHSWINSNV is encoded by the coding sequence ATGCTGAAGTTCGTGATCTTGTTGTCTGCCGTTGCCTGCGCCCTGGGTGGCACCGTCCCCGAGGGACTCCTGCCCCAGTTGGATGGTCGTATTGTCGGAGGTGTTGCCACCACCATCAGCAGCTTCCCCTGGCAGATCTCCCTGCAGCGCAGTGGTAGCCACTCCTGCGGTGGATCCATCATTTCCGAGTACTACATCTTAACCGCCGCTCACTGCCTGCAGTCCGTGTCCGCCTCCAACCTGCAGGTCCGCGCTGGATCCAGCTACTGGAGCTCCGGTGGCGTCGTCTCCAAGGTTGCCTCCTTCAAGAACCACGAGGGCTACAACGCCAACACCATGGTCAACGACATCGCCGTCATCCGTCTGAGCTCCGCCCTGAGCTTCAGCTCCACCATCAAGGCCATCGGCCTGGCTACCTCCAACCCCGCCAACGGCGCTGCTGCCTCCGTCTCCGGCTGGGGCACCCAGTCCTACGGATCCAGCTCCATCCCCTCCCAGCTGCAGTACGTGAACGTGAACATTGTCGGTCTGTCGCAGTGCGCCTCCTCCTCCTACGGATATGGTAGCGAGATCAGGAGCACCATGATCTGCGCTGCTGCCAGCGGCAAGGATGCCTGCCAGGGTGACTCCGGCGGCCCACTGGTCTCCGGTGGAGTCCTTGTTGGTGTCGTCTCCTGGGGATACGGTTGCGCTTACGCCAACTACCCCGGTGTCTACTCCGATGTCGCTGCTCTCCACTCCTGGATCAACAGCAACGTCTAA
- the LOC119549912 gene encoding coiled-coil domain-containing protein 103-like isoform X1 yields MEDWKITSEELIRLRESCLQCIRDGELYELRNDAKLRAVYSTQTYEEFKDIVDAAQLRPVSRSDKVNAQTKNRLWNSAARD; encoded by the exons ATGGAGGATTGGAAGATAACGTCGGAGGAGCTCATCCGTCTGCGGGAAAGCTGCCTGCAGTGCATCCGGGATGGAGAACTCTACGAGCTGCGCAATGATGCGAAACTACGGGCTGTTTATAGCACCCAGACCTACGAGGAGTTCAA GGACATAGTGGACGCAGCTCAACTCCGTCCAGTGTCCAGGAGCGATAAGGTCAATGCGCAGACGAAGAACCGCCTTTGGAACTCGGCCGCCCGTGATTGA
- the LOC119549912 gene encoding uncharacterized protein LOC119549912 isoform X2 produces the protein MEDWKITSEELIRLRESCLQCIRDGELYELRNDAKLRAVYSTQTYEEFNGRSSTPSSVQER, from the exons ATGGAGGATTGGAAGATAACGTCGGAGGAGCTCATCCGTCTGCGGGAAAGCTGCCTGCAGTGCATCCGGGATGGAGAACTCTACGAGCTGCGCAATGATGCGAAACTACGGGCTGTTTATAGCACCCAGACCTACGAGGAGTTCAA TGGACGCAGCTCAACTCCGTCCAGTGTCCAGGAGCGATAA
- the LOC119551120 gene encoding trypsin beta has protein sequence MLKFLILLSAVACALGGTIPEGLLPQLDGRIVGGSATTISSFPWQISLQRSGSHSCGGSVYSSNVIVTAAHCLQSVSASSLQIRAGSSYWSSGGVVAKVSYFRNHEGYNANTMVNDIAIIKLSSSLSFSSTIKAIGLASSNPANGAAASVSGWGTQSSGSSSIPSQLQYVNVNIVSQSRCASSSYSYGSQIKSSMICAAASGKDSCQGDSGGPLVSGGVLVGVVSWGYGCAASNYPGVYADVAALRSWVINNA, from the coding sequence ATGCTGAAGTTCCTGATCCTGTTGTCCGCCGTGGCCTGCGCCCTTGGTGGCACCATTCCCGAGGGTCTCCTGCCCCAGTTGGACGGTCGCATTGTCGGCGGTTCGGCCACCACCATCAGCAGCTTCCCCTGGCAGATCTCCCTGCAGCGCAGTGGCAGCCACTCCTGCGGTGGATCCGTCTACTCGTCCAATGTGATCGTCACCGCCGCCCACTGCCTGCAGTCCGTGTCCGCCTCCTCCCTGCAGATCCGCGCTGGATCCAGCTACTGGAGCTCCGGCGGAGTCGTCGCCAAGGTATCCTACTTCAGGAACCACGAGGGTTACAACGCCAACACCATGGTCAACGACATCGCCATCATCAAGCTGAGCAGCTCCCTGAGCTTCAGCTCCACCATCAAGGCCATCGGTCTGGCTAGCTCCAACCCCGCCAATGGCGCTGCTGCCTCCGTCTCCGGCTGGGGCACCCAGTCCTCCGGATCCAGCTCCATCCCCTCCCAGCTGCAGTACGTCAACGTGAACATCGTCAGCCAGAGCAGGTGCGCATCCTCCAGCTACAGCTACGGTAGCCAGATCAAGAGCTCCATGATCTGCGCTGCTGCCAGCGGCAAGGATTCCTGCCAGGGTGACTCCGGCGGCCCACTGGTCTCCGGTGGAGTCCTCGTTGGTGTCGTCTCCTGGGGATACGGTTGCGCTGCCAGCAACTATCCCGGTGTCTATGCCGATGTTGCTGCTCTCCGCTCCTGGGTGATCAACAACGCCTAA
- the LOC119551121 gene encoding trypsin epsilon, which translates to MLRFAVLLSVLACALAGTIPDGLLPQLDGRIVGGYETSIDAHPYQVSLQRSGSHFCGGSIYSHDIVITAAHCLQSIEAKDLKIRVGSTYWRSGGSVHSVRAFRNHEGYNSRTMVNDIAIIRIESDLSFRSSIREIRIADSNPREGATAVVSGWGTTESGGSTIPDHLLAVDLEIVDVSRCRSSEFGYGRKIKDTMICAYSPHKDACQGDSGGPLVSGDRLVGVVSWGYGCGDVRYPGVYADVAHFHEWIERTAEEV; encoded by the coding sequence ATGTTGAGATTTGCGGTACTCCTCTCCGTTCTGGCCTGCGCCTTGGCCGGTACCATTCCCGATGGCCTGCTGCCCCAGTTGGATGGACGCATCGTCGGTGGCTATGAGACCAGCATCGATGCCCATCCCTACCAGGTGTCCCTGCAGCgctccggctcccacttctgCGGTGGATCCATCTATTCCCACGACATCGTCATCACCGCTGCCCACTGTCTGCAGTCGATCGAGGCCAAGGATCTGAAGATTCGCGTGGGCAGCACCTACTGGCGCTCCGGCGGCAGTGTCCACTCCGTCCGCGCCTTCCGCAACCACGAGGGCTACAACTCGCGCACCATGGTCAACGACATTGCCATCATCCGCATCGAGTCCGACCTGAGCTTCCGCTCCAGCATCCGCGAGATCCGCATCGCTGATTCCAATCCTCGTGAGGGCGCCACTGCCGTTGTTTCCGGATGGGGCACCACCGAGTCCGGCGGCTCCACCATTCCCGACCATCTGCTGGCCGTCGACCTGGAAATCGTCGATGTGTCGCGCTGCCGCTCTAGCGAGTTCGGCTACGGTAGAAAGATTAAGGACACCATGATCTGCGCCTACTCCCCCCACAAGGACGCCTGCCAGGGTGACTCCGGTGGCCCACTGGTGTCCGGAGATCGTCTCGTGGGTGTCGTCTCCTGGGGCTACGGCTGCGGTGATGTAAGGTACCCTGGTGTCTACGCCGATGTTGCCCACTTCCATGAGTGGATCGAGAGGACCGCCGAGGAGGTGTAA
- the LOC119551714 gene encoding trypsin alpha translates to MLKIVILLSAVVCALGGTVPEGLLPQLDGRIVGGSATTISSFPWQISLQRSGSHSCGGSIYSSNIIVTAAHCLQSVSASVLQVRAGSTYWSSGGVVAKVASFRNHEGYNANTMVNDIAVIRLSSSLSFSSNVKAIGLATYNPANGASAAVSGWGTLSSGSSSIPSQLQYVNVNIVSQSQCSSSSYGYGSQIRNTMICAAASGKDACQGDSGGPLVSGGVLVGVVSWGYGCAYSNYPGVYADVAVLRSWVISTANSI, encoded by the coding sequence ATGCTGAAGATCGTGATCCTGTTGTCCGCCGTGGTCTGCGCCCTGGGAGGCACCGTTCCCGAGGGTCTCCTGCCCCAGTTGGACGGTCGCATTGTCGGCGGCTCGGCCACCACCATCAGCAGCTTCCCCTGGCAGATCTCCCTGCAGCGCAGTGGCAGCCACTCCTGCGGTGGATCCATCTACTCCAGCAACATCATCGTGACCGCCGCCCACTGTCTGCAATCCGTGTCCGCTTCCGTCCTGCAGGTCCGCGCTGGATCCACCTACTGGAGCTCCGGCGGCGTCGTCGCCAAGGTTGCCTCCTTCAGGAACCACGAGGGATACAACGCCAACACCATGGTCAACGACATCGCCGTCATCCGTCTGAGCTCCTCCCTGAGCTTCAGCTCCAACGTCAAGGCCATCGGCCTGGCCACCTACAACCCAGCCAACGGAGCCAGCGCCGCCGTTTCCGGTTGGGGCACCCTGTCCTCCGGATCCAGCTCCATCCCCTCCCAGCTGCAGTACGTGAACGTGAACATCGTCAGCCAGTCGCAGTGCTCTTCCTCCAGCTACGGTTATGGTAGCCAGATCAGGAACACCATGATCTGCGCTGCTGCCAGCGGCAAGGATGCCTGCCAGGGTGACTCCGGTGGCCCTCTGGTCTCCGGTGGAGTCCTCGTTGGTGTCGTCTCCTGGGGATACGGTTGCGCCTACTCCAACTACCCCGGTGTTTATGCCGATGTTGCTGTGCTCCGCTCCTGGGTGATCAGCACTGCCAACAGCATTTAA